CAGGCCTGTATTTGATGCAAAAACATCCCTCGCCGGGCGCGGTTGCTATCCGGCGCACAACACGCGCCCGGCGCGGGATTGGGGAACGGGCTGATTGTGGAGAACGGAATGGGGCAGGCAGGCGCGGACGCCGTTGCCCACGGAAACAAGGCTGATGTCGGCCTGATAGAGATCGCTCAGCAGACGGGAGCTCATAATTTCCGAAGGCGGACCGTTGGCGATGATCCGGCCCTGGCGCAGCAGCACCACGCGGGAGGCCATCCACAGGGCGTGGTCGGGAAAATGGGTGGTCTTGACAAAGGTGTACCCCTCGGCGGCCAGGCTGGTGATTTGCTCCAGGACCCGGATTTGGTTGCCGTAATCCAGGCCGTTGAGGGGTTCGTCCATGACCAGGGTTCGCGCGCCCTGGGCCAGGGCGCGGGCGATGAGGGTCAACTGACGTTCGCCGCCGCTGATCTCGGTGTATCCGGCCTGGGCCAGGTGGCCGATGCCCATACGATCCAGGGCGGCCTCGGCCAGGTCCATGTCGTGGCCCGTGACGCGTCCGAACAGACCGTGATGGGCCAGACGGCCCATGGCCGCCACGTCCAGGACGCGGAAGGCGAAGGGCGTGCGGTGGATCTGGGGAACGTAGGCCACGCGCTGGGCCGCTTCGCGTGGTGTCCAGGCGTGGACCGGGCGGCCGTCCAGGCGCGCCTCGCCCCGGCTTGGCCGGAGCAATCCGAGCAGGGTTTTGAGCAGGGACGTCTTGCCGCTGCCGTTGGGGCCCAGGAGCGAGACAACCTCGCCCTGGCGTACGCTCAGGGACACGTCACGCAGCACCGGATGCTGGGTGTAGCCAAAGAAAATGGATTCCGCGCCAAGTTTTTCCATGTCAGCTCCATCCTCCCCGGCTCCGACGCAGGGCCAGGGCGAAAACGGGAATGCCCAAGAGCGAGGTCAGAATGCCCAGGGGAATCTCCACCGGAAAGATCAGGCGGGACAGGTTGTCGACCACCAACAGATAAAGCGCCCCGAGCAGGGCGGACACGGGCAACAGAATCCGGTTGTCCGGGCCGACCAGCATGCGCCCGACATGGGGGATGATCAGCCCGACCCAGCCGATGATCCCGCCCACGACCACGGTCAGGCTGCTGATCAGGGTCGCGGCCAGGATGAGTACCATGCGCAGCCGGGCCACGCGCAGTCCCAGGGTACGGGCCTCCTCGTCGCCCATGGTCAGGGCGTTGAGGCTGCCGGAAAGGCTCAGGATCAGGCCGACGCCAAGTCCCATGATCGGGGCCATGAGGGTCATGGACTCCCGACTGACCAG
This is a stretch of genomic DNA from Deltaproteobacteria bacterium. It encodes these proteins:
- a CDS encoding ABC transporter ATP-binding protein, which gives rise to MEKLGAESIFFGYTQHPVLRDVSLSVRQGEVVSLLGPNGSGKTSLLKTLLGLLRPSRGEARLDGRPVHAWTPREAAQRVAYVPQIHRTPFAFRVLDVAAMGRLAHHGLFGRVTGHDMDLAEAALDRMGIGHLAQAGYTEISGGERQLTLIARALAQGARTLVMDEPLNGLDYGNQIRVLEQITSLAAEGYTFVKTTHFPDHALWMASRVVLLRQGRIIANGPPSEIMSSRLLSDLYQADISLVSVGNGVRACLPHSVLHNQPVPQSRAGRVLCAG